In Oryzias melastigma strain HK-1 linkage group LG14, ASM292280v2, whole genome shotgun sequence, the DNA window ACTGCAGATTTCAAAACGCCTCAACACAGATTCAGATCTAATTATAATCCCCTTATAAGTCCCTTTTTTGATCATTATCggttcataaaaatacataaaatgaacAGAGTCTAAATGggggaaatatttttaaaatacttacgTTGGCAATTTCAGAAAGATACGCCCTCCTCTCATCATTGGTTTTGTGGAATGCCTAAATTGTGGGAAAGACAGTAATACCATATAGTATCAATTTTTGCACAGACTGTGTGCACTATCCCCTTATTTGCATTAGGCTTTGCATGTTTAGTGATTACAAACTCAAGAATCAACTCTAATGAGCAAGGGATTAAGGATTTACTGGTTGCACATGTTGGGTTGTAaccttttttaataaacatctCAGTTTGCTAAACAGAACAATAAACAAAGAGCTAAGTTGCTAAACTAAAACCCAAACCTCGGCATGCAGGACAAAGGTTTAGGATCATGTCTGCATCAACACAAAATTGTCAACCTCacgtttttggggtttttttcccctcaatcCACTGCTAATCTTTGTAATTTGTAACTAAAAGAAAGACTACCAGGAAAAACCTAAAGCTGTTTGTCTAAGACACAATAGAGACACAGACAAATCCTCTGCACAAATCCCTCACAACAGTCCATGCTCCCACCTTTCCTTCCTGCTGGATTTGAAGATGACAGGCCGTCAGCTGACGCTGGAGCTCTGACTTCTCCTCGCTCAGGAACTTTAGCCGCTGTCTAAGCATTTCCTGTGACAAGGGTTTCCATTAATAACATCTATGTCTTTGCTGCAGAGTGATGCTGATGATGCAGGCTCATCAAAAAGCAATTAAATTTCCCTGTTATCTACAAGGTTGAAGCTAAGAGGAACTTAATGCTGAAAACAGGAGTCCAAAGATAAATAGAGGTCATTTATTCTTCATTAATGAATAAAGAACATTAGTGTAACGACATACTCAGGCAGTAGGATAACCACAAAAGACAGAGTACTAAAAAGTAGTAGTTTTACTTGTTGCATGGTGTATCTCACAGAATGTAAATCTTGACAATCACCTTTTCTGCAGTAAAGATGACACTGGTTTTTTTGATTTggtctaaaaatggcataatcataatcaaaagaccactggtaatgcttttaaaatagataaaaagggTGATCAGAGTGGGGTTTTAATGACTTTATGCTTGTGATCTCACAGACACGTTTTAACTAAGCTTTACAAGCTTTCAGTGTGTATACTTGAGTGTACATTTGTGTTAAAGAACTGTAATCAGTGTTTTACCCTCCCTCTGTTTCTAATCCTACGATTACAGTGCTGTGATTAAACTCTGGTTTATTCAGCTGCATCCACAGGAGGATGGATGGCAGCTGGCATCACAGTCCTCTGGACCCATTCTGTGTCTCTagctccctctgctggtgaaAACATCTATTTCAACTGTATGGACTAATATGGAGGAAAGTAGAGgcaatataataaaacaaatgtaggACAACCTCCAGATAAATCAATATTGGTCCACTCACTACTGACATGTCATCATACGAGCGGACAGAGGCCAGTCGATCTGTGAAAAGGCAggaaaaagtgtaaaacaaGGGCAACGACAATGACGCATCAAAATTagatcttttgttttctgactttttcgCACAGAAAGATCATTTCATAcgatgtattaaaaaaaaggagaagaagaagaaacatccAAATGGTTTagttaaattacatttctgccCACAATAATGTTTGGTTTgtgaaattttcaaaaatgcataacaaaagatgtcaaattagcatgTAGATTATTCAAAAAGATCTTTCAAAACTACTTATTCTTTCATTTCTGCTATGTACCAAGCCCTCttccaaaaaatgacatttcttttgacttaaaaaaaagacaatttccaTGTTTTTCTACAAATACGTGCTTATTTTTGCCTGACTGAACCCAGAGGAAGGGTTGAtgtcatacaaaaaaaaaaaaaaaagaaaatatgggAGCATGGATTCATACACCACAAAATGTAGGCAGGGTGATGTCTACTGAACCAAATGAATGTGGAAAATAACCAGTTGTGTGCATAAATGATGGTTTGGCAAAAActagtaataaaaataaaagaaaatatattaaaatgtttaccaacactgaaaaaaatgtaaaaaaaatagttagctTTTTATTTGTATGCACTCTTTCTGGATAGTTATTACTCTTTTGCAccatttaatgatttttctttactttttggttttcttttctaaattgacaacagttttatttcagtgattattttgaaaacaatagtgcagaaattgtgtgttttaaaataatttcacaacagTTCAAGGCtagaaatgtagaaaacaaGACCTTTTACACAGAGAAGAAGTTTAATGGGACAATAACTTCAACAatgcatttgattttatttaggtttttcttaTTCATAAGTACCCATATTTAGcctattttaaatgatttatatcATAGTTGTCAGTGTGTAAAGTTTATGACTCTACTGAAGTCACTCACAACACATTTAGTTGTTAAtggtttaattaaatttaacagACCACAGAAAAGGATCATATTCTCAAGTTGAGACATGGCAGTTCCAGCTAAACACCCTCAGcaaaaagcagtttattaagCATTTAGGATTTGAAGTAAGACAGTGTGTTTTAAGTTTACTTTTCATACTTTTGTAAAcgtaaaaaagaccaaattaactctgaagaagtattcagctAGCATATGTCAAACACGAATATGATCGATTGTATACTTGCTATACTTGTATTTAagcatagtttaaaaaaaaaaccctcaactGCAACTTTTTGCTTGGGGCAAGCTCCACGTGCAGACTAGCTAGCAAACACAACAGGAAAACAAGTTAGAAGTTGACGTACCTACGGGGTTTCCTCGCATGCTTTCCAGCTTCTCACGCGCCACTATAATTTGTCTTTCCAGCTGTCCATTTAACTCCAGCTGGGTCTCATATCTGGTCTTCCATTCATTTCCTTGACgtaatgtaaacaaaggaatctGTGATTTGATTGGCTAGTTTTATTCTGACGAGTGTGCGCATGCGCAGCGGGACAACGTTTCAAATCTCGTTTTACCTTCCCCATCGACGCTCTGCAGCCTCTTTTGAAGTTCACACATCGTGCTTTGTAGATCAAACACAGACTGTTCAATGGAGCTTCTGAAAGAAAATAgtaatctttaaaaacataataattaaGTGAAGCAATTCagtaattatttgaataaactcaCGTCATTTCGTTCTCTTCTTTCAGTTCTGCCAGCAGTCGTGTCAAATCGCATTTGTGGTATTCGGTGCGTTGAGCCATGCTTCATAAGGTTGGCTAAAATGGGCTAAACAAAGGTTCGTTGGTGaatgtttccatggaaaccgcACCCTTTTTCCTAACTTcctttctccttcaaaataagtGTTTGGTCCTTGCACAGGACGGCCAGAACTTTGcatcaaattttcatttttttaggtacATTGACAGTATAAATACATGTAATACATACTAATGGTTAGGCGCAAGATTTGAATTTCTTTAATCCAATAAAATATGGaaacatacatatataaaaatcaGGCATAATGATTTAGTGCATGCAATATTTGGAAGAGAGtaccattttattgtttttaaaacttctcagaatttcctttatttgaagatttcaatttaaaacttcATCACAAAATGTGCTTGAGTACCAAATACACATCATACAATATGTACAGTACCAATCAAATTTTCAACACAGTGCTCACATGCCCAAAATGAGGGCTTAAGTGTAATTACACAGCTTTTAAGCTGATGCTACACACGCAAAATAAAAGAGTCCACACCGAAATCACACAGTTTGGTAGGAATttataacagaaaataaaagacaactagGAGGTTATAGAATAACTtagaatttaaataataaattttttaaagaataggTAGGTTCATCGATAAGATATTTGATTACATATTCCTTTTTTGGAAATTACTTCTTTTCCTCCTTGTTTTTGCTCTGCAAATTCTTTGGATCTGGTTCTGTTTGACTCGTCTGTTTCTCCATATCCTTCCCTTTGGCACATTGTTCCCTTCTCTCCATCTCCTTTTGTCCGCGGAGTTCAGCTTTCAGCATCCCTTTCTCCTCCGTTTCCACTGGCTGTATGTCTTTGACGTTGAGCACCGTATTGGCGGATTTCTCGCTCACGCTGGACAAGAACGCCTTTAGGCCCAAATTATCAATGTTGTAAGCAGTCATACCAATATTTGCCACTGATTGGAGAGCGGTGTCTGTGGCGTGGCCTGTATTGTGACCATACCTTAACATGAGAAGGAGGCGTGTTAGGGAAAAGTGGTGAAAATGTGCACAATTTTCAAAGCAGACTCATCCCACtatcattcaaataaaaacgagtatagatttttttatttttaacaattttcttCACAAATATTGTAAACAAAGGCAGTCAGGTGCAGGAATGGATCAAGGGCTGTTTGCTCTAgctttaaaattactttaaatagtttattcattgtgtaaaaatgacagcatctttaaaaaaaaaaaaaaattaaaaaagaagaagaaattagGAGTCATTACACAACCTGTGCATGCAACATCTTACAAACCTCAAAAGAGAATAtcaaagcagctttgtgttagTGAAAAAAGTGGACATTAAAGAGTTAAGCTGGATTTGTGTGAGTTTACACCAATGCCTTACACCCCATTGAAAGTCAGACGTTGCTAGATAAGATTCTGCAAGCCCTTAAATCTGAAAGAGAACAGGCGTGAAATCAGGTCAGCGCACCACCAAAAACCCAGAATCAGGATGATTTTGCTACTGTTTAatagattttgaaaaaagagtCAAAACAAGACATGAGAACCAGAAACCAGGGGAGAACATCTGCACTTACTTGTATTTCACTGTTGTGACAGTCTCGGTTGCAACACCTTTGCAAACTTTCTTCGCTCCATTTTCCAGACTCGTCCAAACAGTGGAAAAACcttatttaaaagcattttattagattttctgtaaattgttttattcatcTAACACAATAATGATTCATTTAGTTGTCAGATTTTATAAAGACACATAAGCACAACATTATTTGATCAGAAATATATGAATTCTCTTACCATGAAGGCCGCTGGCTGCTACAAATTTAGTACCATCCCAGTTGGAAGCGCGACCATCTTGACTCTTCTTCAGAGATTCTGGCACCAACTTAGATCCGTGTTTTTTCACATGAGGTGACACCTTATCTGCTACATGCTCTGCAAGGTTACTTAATCCATTCACTATAAAGACAGAtgataaaacatgaacattaaTGCTGTAAATGATTTACAAATGAGAGtaaattttttggaaaaaaatggatgCAAACTGGCCTCACCTAAGAACTGACTGACTCGAACGGCACCACCAGTGGCTTGCTTTGCAGCCTGCAAACGTTTAGCAACTTGAGGGCTGACCTCTGATGGAGTTTCCTCAGGTGTGATGCGGTCTCGAATCTTGGCTGCTCCTTTGTGGATTAAACTTCCAGTGGCCTCTGCGCCTTTTGTCAGTGACTGACTTAATCGTGAGGCTCCTGCAGAAGGAAAAGTTTTGCTTCTAAATTTTT includes these proteins:
- the ccdc169 gene encoding coiled-coil domain containing 169 isoform X3, with amino-acid sequence MAQRTEYHKCDLTRLLAELKEENEMTSSIEQSVFDLQSTMCELQKRLQSVDGEGNEWKTRYETQLELNGQLERQIIVAREKLESMRGNPVDRLASVRSYDDMSVVSGPILIYLEEMLRQRLKFLSEEKSELQRQLTACHLQIQQEGKAFHKTNDERRAYLSEIANLSAAYEAQRRQRSTQQRKPPRSKQTRLLHFIICFYHHHHTSQLSGT
- the ccdc169 gene encoding coiled-coil domain containing 169 isoform X1 — protein: MAQRTEYHKCDLTRLLAELKEENEMTSSIEQSVFDLQSTMCELQKRLQSVDGEGNEWKTRYETQLELNGQLERQIIVAREKLESMRGNPVDRLASVRSYDDMSVVSGPILIYLEEMLRQRLKFLSEEKSELQRQLTACHLQIQQEGKAFHKTNDERRAYLSEIANLSAAYEAQRRQRSTQQRKPPRSKQTRGRHSSRKAEADSKKGTEGEEEGGRGRHLKGGGVGDSAAQRCQETRLLKENWLHSLNH
- the ccdc169 gene encoding coiled-coil domain containing 169 isoform X4, giving the protein MGKIPLFTLRQGNEWKTRYETQLELNGQLERQIIVAREKLESMRGNPVDRLASVRSYDDMSVVSGPILIYLEEMLRQRLKFLSEEKSELQRQLTACHLQIQQEGKAFHKTNDERRAYLSEIANLSAAYEAQRRQRSTQQRKPPRSKQTRGRHSSRKAEADSKKGTEGEEEGGRGRHLKGGGVGDSAAQRCQETRLLKENWLHSLNH
- the ccdc169 gene encoding coiled-coil domain containing 169 isoform X2, whose protein sequence is MAQRTEYHKCDLTRLLAELKEENEMTSSIEQSVFDLQSTMCELQKRLQSVDGEGNEWKTRYETQLELNGQLERQIIVAREKLESMRGNPVDRLASVRSYDDMSVEMLRQRLKFLSEEKSELQRQLTACHLQIQQEGKAFHKTNDERRAYLSEIANLSAAYEAQRRQRSTQQRKPPRSKQTRGRHSSRKAEADSKKGTEGEEEGGRGRHLKGGGVGDSAAQRCQETRLLKENWLHSLNH